In Haloplanus rubicundus, one DNA window encodes the following:
- the uraD gene encoding 2-oxo-4-hydroxy-4-carboxy-5-ureidoimidazoline decarboxylase, which yields MSDLTIAALNRADRDSFVERLGSVYEHSPWVAERSWADRPFDSVDDLHASMKRVVEDADRERRLELLRAHPDLGERTEMTDASVEEQASAGLDQLTPDQYEAFQRLNERYRDAFGFPFIMAVRDESPDAIRAAMEERVEHSRDEEFRTAIDEVHTIARLRLEERLES from the coding sequence ATGAGCGACCTTACGATAGCGGCGTTGAATCGAGCGGACAGGGACTCCTTCGTGGAGCGACTCGGGAGCGTCTACGAACACTCACCGTGGGTGGCCGAGCGATCGTGGGCCGACCGCCCCTTCGACTCGGTCGACGATCTGCACGCGTCGATGAAACGGGTCGTCGAGGACGCCGACCGGGAGCGGCGACTCGAACTCCTGCGGGCGCATCCGGACCTCGGCGAGCGCACCGAGATGACCGACGCCTCCGTCGAGGAACAGGCCTCCGCCGGGCTCGATCAGCTGACGCCGGACCAGTACGAGGCGTTCCAGCGGTTGAACGAGCGGTATCGGGACGCCTTCGGCTTCCCGTTCATCATGGCGGTCCGGGACGAGTCGCCCGACGCAATCAGGGCGGCGATGGAAGAGCGGGTCGAACACTCCCGGGACGAGGAGTTCCGAACCGCCATCGACGAGGTCCACACCATCGCCCGCCTGCGACTCGAGGAACGACTGGAGTCGTAA
- a CDS encoding helix-turn-helix domain-containing protein: MSATVTELAADLDASKSTIHNHLTTLVELGYVVTEGNVYHLGLRATYS, translated from the coding sequence CTGTCCGCGACCGTCACGGAACTCGCCGCTGACCTCGACGCCTCGAAGAGTACGATTCACAACCACCTCACGACGCTCGTCGAGTTGGGCTACGTCGTCACCGAGGGGAACGTCTACCACCTCGGGCTCCGAGCGACGTACTCCTGA
- a CDS encoding universal stress protein — protein MYEQILLPTDGSEGTRGAVEHAINLATTYDATLHTIYVVDTNVGIDASVPGTLDTLEEAGENAIDGVLQQAEAAGVKTIEGVVAQGTPHQAILDHIDEHDIDLVVMGTHGRTGLDRYLLGSVTEKVVRRSDAPVLTVGMPAESSDESS, from the coding sequence ATGTACGAGCAGATACTGCTCCCGACGGATGGAAGTGAAGGAACGCGAGGCGCCGTCGAACACGCAATTAATCTCGCAACGACCTACGACGCCACGCTCCACACAATTTACGTCGTCGATACGAACGTCGGGATCGATGCTTCAGTCCCTGGGACGCTCGATACCCTCGAAGAAGCTGGAGAGAACGCGATCGATGGGGTGCTCCAGCAAGCAGAGGCAGCCGGCGTGAAAACGATCGAAGGCGTCGTTGCACAGGGCACACCTCACCAGGCAATTCTCGATCATATCGACGAACACGATATCGATCTTGTCGTTATGGGAACGCACGGCCGAACGGGGCTGGATCGATATCTCCTCGGCAGCGTTACTGAAAAAGTCGTCCGCCGCTCCGATGCTCCGGTGTTGACGGTTGGTATGCCTGCTGAATCCTCCGACGAGTCTTCGTAA
- a CDS encoding universal stress protein — protein MYDTILVATDGSADANRAATHALEQAEQHDAELHAIFVVDTDRYAEPALSSTELETMEIEEWGNQELSEIADRGEELDIAVTTQCCHGKPYIEIINYADEIDADLVVLGYHGHSHAKGEQIGSVTDRVVQNAGRPVLVAT, from the coding sequence ATGTACGATACCATATTGGTCGCGACCGATGGAAGTGCCGACGCGAACCGCGCAGCGACACACGCACTCGAACAGGCCGAACAGCACGACGCTGAACTTCATGCGATCTTCGTCGTCGATACCGATCGATACGCCGAACCGGCCCTGAGTAGCACGGAACTGGAAACCATGGAGATCGAAGAGTGGGGCAATCAGGAACTCTCGGAGATTGCCGACCGGGGCGAAGAACTCGATATTGCGGTTACTACTCAGTGTTGTCATGGGAAGCCATATATCGAGATTATCAACTACGCTGACGAGATTGACGCCGATCTGGTAGTTCTCGGCTACCACGGGCACTCCCACGCAAAGGGAGAGCAGATTGGGAGCGTGACCGACCGCGTCGTCCAGAATGCGGGAAGACCGGTCTTGGTCGCCACGTAA
- the rdfA gene encoding rod-determining factor RdfA: MAHDGDDGGRPSSKVARLIDEYDLGVTYGDELERRWTADGDERESLRDLADRFNRRLLESALTAAGASTVSGEVENLYRLLTADDVSSGMRTEARARLERDGVDVDGLERDFVTYQAIRSYLTEYRDAEYEEPSATEQIESVLETIQRLRSRLRSITEGSLDRLRSTDRLTLGTFRLFVDVDVLCEDCGAQYGVAELLERGGCDCEDD, translated from the coding sequence ATGGCACACGACGGCGACGACGGCGGCCGACCATCCAGCAAGGTCGCCCGACTGATCGACGAGTACGACCTCGGCGTGACGTACGGCGACGAACTCGAACGACGCTGGACGGCCGACGGCGACGAGCGGGAGAGTCTCCGTGACCTCGCCGACCGCTTCAACCGGCGGCTCCTCGAGAGCGCGCTGACCGCGGCCGGGGCATCGACGGTCAGCGGCGAGGTGGAGAACCTCTATCGACTCCTCACGGCCGACGACGTGAGCAGCGGGATGCGGACGGAGGCGCGGGCGCGCCTCGAACGCGACGGCGTCGACGTCGACGGACTCGAACGCGACTTCGTCACGTATCAGGCCATTCGCTCCTACTTGACCGAGTACCGCGACGCCGAGTACGAGGAGCCGTCCGCGACCGAACAGATCGAGAGCGTTCTGGAGACGATCCAGCGCCTTCGATCCCGTCTGCGCTCGATCACCGAGGGGAGTCTGGATCGCCTCCGGTCGACCGACCGGCTCACCCTCGGCACGTTCCGCCTGTTCGTCGACGTCGACGTGCTCTGTGAGGACTGTGGCGCCCAGTACGGCGTCGCCGAACTGCTCGAACGCGGTGGGTGTGACTGCGAGGACGACTAG
- a CDS encoding IclR family transcriptional regulator, with protein sequence MTAEPNPDGSPRTLKTVERTAQVIKALETLDGAGVTELADHLDMSKSSTYHYLATLRAEDFVVKNGDQYELGLQLLLSGEYVRNRNLLYRYGKEEVEELAETTGEYANLFTEQHGKGINLYKVRGSDAVGSGYQTDKLQQPDQLHCTATGKAILAFLPEDRVDDILDEHGLPERTENTITDRDELHDELATVRERGYAYNDEEEVEGLRAVGAPVIDRDDTVLGSLSVAGPTSRLKGTPFDEELPEQVQRAANVIEVNINMATHGSESRV encoded by the coding sequence ATGACAGCCGAACCGAATCCGGACGGGTCGCCGCGCACGCTGAAGACTGTGGAGCGCACCGCGCAGGTCATCAAGGCGCTCGAAACGCTCGACGGTGCCGGCGTCACCGAGTTGGCCGACCACCTCGACATGTCGAAGAGTTCCACGTACCACTATCTCGCCACGCTCCGGGCGGAGGATTTCGTCGTCAAGAACGGCGACCAGTACGAACTCGGCCTGCAACTGCTCCTCTCCGGTGAGTACGTCCGGAACCGCAACCTCCTCTATCGGTACGGCAAGGAGGAGGTGGAGGAACTCGCGGAGACGACCGGCGAGTACGCGAACCTCTTCACCGAGCAGCACGGCAAGGGGATCAACCTCTACAAGGTCCGCGGCAGCGACGCCGTCGGGAGCGGCTACCAGACGGACAAACTCCAGCAGCCGGACCAGCTCCACTGCACGGCGACGGGAAAGGCCATCCTCGCCTTTCTCCCCGAGGACCGCGTCGACGACATCCTCGACGAACACGGCCTGCCCGAGCGGACGGAAAACACCATCACCGATCGGGACGAACTCCACGACGAACTGGCGACGGTTCGCGAGCGCGGCTACGCGTACAACGACGAGGAGGAAGTTGAGGGGCTTCGCGCCGTCGGCGCCCCGGTCATCGACCGCGACGACACCGTCCTCGGCTCGCTGAGCGTCGCCGGCCCGACGAGTCGGCTGAAGGGCACGCCGTTCGACGAGGAACTCCCCGAGCAGGTCCAGCGCGCCGCGAACGTCATCGAGGTGAACATCAACATGGCCACCCACGGGTCGGAGTCGAGGGTCTGA
- a CDS encoding Zn-dependent hydrolase, producing the protein MSTTESVHRCVSEERLRDDITTNAEFGAIRTDEGHGRTVLTGTDANRRAREYLVDRLDAAGLDVRVDAVGNITGRWVPDGADPTTRAVACGSHLDSVPEGGIFDGVLGVYGGLEAVRALQAADADVDRPIEVVCFTEEEGGRFSNGVLGSSVASGKRSVEDALALEDGDGVTLDAALTDIGFRGTDRLDASAWDSWLELHVEQGERLQDAGAAVGIVSAITGTIRCAVEIEGEADHSGSTTMAERTDALTAASELVLEVERATNDVVAENGDTVVGTVGKLDVAPNAINVVPGRVELGIDVRDVEYESMEWIVARVRDCLSTLETDRGVETTFERPYDIAPSAMSERCTTALRDAAAAMDVPSLSLHSGAGHDTMHIASVTEAGLLFAPSRGGFSHSPREWTDWSSCATATRVLTAGLATLARE; encoded by the coding sequence ATGAGCACCACGGAGTCCGTACACCGATGTGTAAGCGAGGAGCGCCTCCGCGACGACATCACCACGAACGCGGAGTTCGGCGCCATCCGGACCGACGAGGGACACGGCCGCACGGTACTGACCGGGACGGACGCGAACCGGCGAGCGCGGGAGTATCTGGTCGACCGACTCGACGCCGCCGGCCTCGACGTGCGGGTCGACGCCGTCGGTAACATCACCGGCCGGTGGGTGCCCGACGGCGCCGATCCGACGACGCGGGCGGTGGCGTGCGGGAGCCACCTGGACTCCGTGCCCGAAGGTGGCATCTTCGACGGCGTCCTCGGCGTCTACGGCGGGCTGGAAGCCGTGCGGGCGCTTCAGGCGGCCGACGCCGACGTCGACCGGCCGATAGAGGTCGTCTGTTTCACCGAGGAGGAGGGCGGGCGGTTCTCCAACGGCGTCCTCGGCTCGTCGGTCGCGAGCGGGAAACGGAGCGTCGAGGACGCCCTCGCACTCGAGGACGGCGACGGGGTGACACTCGACGCCGCCCTCACCGACATCGGCTTTCGGGGCACCGACCGCCTCGACGCGAGCGCGTGGGACTCGTGGCTCGAACTCCACGTCGAACAGGGGGAACGCCTTCAGGACGCGGGTGCGGCCGTGGGGATCGTCTCGGCGATCACCGGGACCATCCGGTGTGCGGTCGAAATCGAGGGGGAAGCGGACCACTCCGGGTCGACGACGATGGCGGAACGGACGGACGCGCTGACCGCCGCGAGCGAACTCGTCCTCGAAGTCGAGCGCGCGACGAACGACGTGGTCGCCGAGAACGGCGACACCGTCGTCGGAACGGTCGGGAAACTCGACGTGGCGCCCAACGCGATCAACGTCGTCCCCGGGCGCGTCGAACTGGGCATCGACGTCCGCGACGTGGAGTACGAGTCGATGGAATGGATCGTCGCCCGTGTTCGGGACTGTCTGTCGACGCTCGAAACCGACCGCGGCGTCGAGACGACGTTCGAGCGGCCGTACGACATCGCCCCGAGCGCGATGAGCGAGCGGTGTACGACCGCACTCCGGGACGCGGCGGCGGCGATGGACGTACCGTCGCTGTCGCTGCACTCCGGGGCGGGCCACGACACCATGCATATTGCGAGCGTCACCGAGGCGGGGTTGCTGTTCGCGCCCTCTCGCGGCGGGTTCTCGCACAGCCCCCGCGAGTGGACGGACTGGAGTAGCTGTGCGACGGCGACGCGGGTGCTGACGGCCGGACTGGCGACGCTGGCACGCGAATGA
- the uraH gene encoding hydroxyisourate hydrolase, producing MTAGLTTHVLDTSREGPAEGVDVTLYRLEDGERERVTAATTNHDGRVDEPLLDADEIEAGTFELVFEVGDYYRERAAESTFLDAVPVRFLIDDPTEHYHVPLLLSPGSYTTYRGS from the coding sequence GTGACCGCCGGCCTGACCACGCACGTCCTGGACACGAGCCGCGAGGGGCCGGCCGAAGGCGTCGACGTGACGCTCTACCGACTCGAAGACGGCGAGCGCGAGCGGGTGACGGCCGCGACGACGAACCACGACGGCCGGGTCGACGAGCCGTTGCTCGACGCCGACGAAATCGAGGCCGGCACCTTCGAACTCGTCTTCGAGGTGGGCGACTACTACCGCGAGCGCGCCGCCGAGTCGACGTTTCTCGACGCGGTGCCGGTTCGGTTCCTGATCGACGACCCGACCGAGCATTACCACGTCCCCCTGTTGCTCTCCCCCGGGAGCTACACCACGTACCGGGGGAGCTGA
- a CDS encoding IS6 family transposase: protein MAEITRLSGNNDWIDLDFVERERTPEPAMKLGIQMHLAGLSLSNTVSALDSLGVERSRKAVHDWVQKADLQPVSGKAPNQVAVDETVIRINDQQFWLYAAADPQTNELLHLRLFSTTTIGLTELFLNELREKHDVESALFLVDGAKHLQTALDRSGLRFQTERHGNRNAIERIFREVKRRTSSFSNCFSHVEPATAENWLQSFARWHNAPN, encoded by the coding sequence ATGGCAGAAATCACACGCCTCAGCGGGAATAACGACTGGATTGATTTGGATTTTGTGGAGCGAGAGCGGACACCCGAGCCGGCGATGAAGCTCGGTATTCAGATGCATCTGGCTGGACTATCACTTTCGAATACCGTCTCTGCTCTTGATAGTTTGGGTGTCGAACGTTCTCGAAAAGCGGTTCACGATTGGGTACAGAAGGCCGATCTACAGCCGGTCAGCGGAAAGGCTCCGAATCAGGTTGCGGTTGACGAAACCGTGATTCGAATCAACGATCAGCAGTTCTGGCTGTACGCCGCCGCGGATCCACAGACGAACGAATTACTCCATCTACGGCTGTTTTCGACCACTACAATCGGTCTCACCGAACTCTTTCTCAACGAACTGCGGGAGAAACACGATGTCGAATCCGCCCTGTTTCTCGTCGATGGCGCCAAACATCTCCAAACTGCACTCGACCGATCGGGGCTCCGATTTCAGACAGAACGCCACGGAAATCGGAATGCCATTGAACGTATCTTTAGAGAAGTAAAACGACGAACCTCTTCGTTTTCAAACTGTTTTAGCCACGTCGAACCAGCAACAGCTGAAAACTGGTTGCAGAGTTTCGCTCGCTGGCACAATGCTCCAAACTAA
- a CDS encoding DUF3830 family protein has translation MTQLEFDVDGQVFVADLLEDEAPRSVEALRDFLPLESELMHVRWSGHATWINIDEIDLPEIPRENHTVYPSRGDILLYPGYRNEQEILVPCGPTCFKSPAGELAGNHVARLNASREELRELEEATLQTGAKDIVVRER, from the coding sequence GTGACACAGTTAGAGTTCGACGTCGACGGACAGGTGTTCGTAGCCGACCTGCTCGAGGACGAAGCGCCTCGGTCGGTCGAAGCGCTCCGGGACTTCCTCCCGCTCGAATCGGAGTTGATGCACGTGCGCTGGAGCGGCCACGCGACGTGGATCAACATCGACGAGATCGATCTCCCGGAGATTCCACGCGAGAACCACACGGTCTACCCCTCACGGGGCGACATCCTGCTCTATCCGGGCTACCGGAACGAACAGGAGATTCTGGTCCCCTGTGGGCCGACGTGTTTCAAGAGTCCCGCGGGCGAGCTCGCCGGCAACCACGTCGCCCGCCTGAACGCGTCGCGGGAGGAACTCCGCGAACTGGAGGAGGCGACGCTACAGACCGGCGCGAAGGATATCGTCGTCCGGGAACGGTAG
- a CDS encoding flavodoxin domain-containing protein, translated as MSARSTSGEPSAATRTISERGHEASAVDVRDRPDSFTPEEYDAVVVGASIHVGKH; from the coding sequence GTGAGCGCACGCTCGACAAGCGGGGAGCCGTCGGCGGCGACGAGAACGATCAGCGAGCGCGGTCACGAGGCAAGTGCGGTCGACGTGCGTGACCGACCGGACTCGTTCACTCCCGAAGAGTATGACGCCGTGGTCGTGGGCGCGTCGATCCACGTCGGCAAACACTAG
- a CDS encoding archaea-specific SMC-related protein, with protein MDTELLGQQASLEVRNVGGIDETAVAFDPGITILTGRNATNRTSLLRSIMAVMGSDDASLKADADEGRVDLTVGDECYVRTFTRSNGTVTTGGEPFLDDPELADLFAFLLESNEARRSVAMSEDLRELIMRPVDTDAIHAEIRELEREKSRIDDELDDLEDLKGDLPELERKRSRLEDDIEAKREELAAKEEDIEALDADVDETREEKRELESRLDDLREKRSALERVRSDIDLQQDSIESLTAERRELEAEREELPDAPMGEHAELDDEIERLRGRIDSLEREVSDLQDVIGFNEDQLDETGAITSHLDAGDDEGAVTDALVDDSVVCWTCGSTVETERITSTLDQLRSVRQEKLETTRSLESELDELKEQRRTYRKQQQRRESIDRKLDDVATELDDREEQLESLREEREDLNDDIEALEAEIETLESDDFGDVLDLHKEANQLEFELGRLESDLDDVTDRIGSIEERLTEEEQLRSQREEVDAELRNLRTRIDRIEENAVEQFNEHMAAVLDILGYDNLERIWIERVERTVREGRRNVDKTLFELHIVRSTESGATFEDTIDHLSESEREVTGLVFALAGYLVHEVYETVPFMLLDSLEAIDSERIAALIEYVADYAEFLVAALLPEDAQALDDDYTRVTEI; from the coding sequence ATGGATACGGAACTGCTCGGACAGCAAGCCAGCCTCGAGGTACGGAACGTCGGCGGCATCGACGAGACGGCCGTCGCGTTCGACCCCGGGATCACGATTCTGACGGGACGGAACGCGACGAACCGCACGTCGTTGCTTCGCTCGATCATGGCGGTCATGGGAAGCGACGACGCCTCCCTCAAGGCGGACGCGGACGAGGGACGCGTCGACCTGACGGTCGGGGACGAATGCTACGTGCGAACGTTCACGCGGTCGAACGGCACCGTGACGACCGGCGGCGAGCCATTTCTGGACGATCCGGAGCTCGCCGACCTCTTCGCGTTTCTGCTGGAGTCGAACGAGGCCAGACGGTCGGTGGCGATGAGCGAGGACCTGCGCGAACTCATCATGCGCCCGGTCGACACCGACGCCATTCACGCCGAGATTCGGGAACTCGAACGCGAGAAGTCCCGGATCGACGACGAACTCGACGACTTGGAGGACCTGAAAGGTGACCTGCCGGAGCTCGAACGGAAGCGGAGTCGGCTCGAGGACGACATCGAAGCGAAACGCGAGGAGCTAGCGGCGAAAGAGGAAGACATCGAGGCGCTGGACGCCGACGTCGACGAGACGCGAGAGGAGAAACGGGAGCTGGAATCGCGGCTCGACGACTTACGCGAGAAGCGGTCGGCGCTGGAGCGGGTCCGCTCGGACATCGATCTCCAGCAGGACAGCATCGAGTCGCTCACGGCCGAGCGACGGGAGCTGGAGGCCGAACGCGAGGAGCTTCCCGACGCGCCGATGGGCGAACACGCCGAACTCGACGACGAAATCGAGCGGCTTCGTGGACGAATCGACAGCCTGGAACGCGAAGTGAGCGACCTCCAGGACGTCATCGGGTTCAACGAGGACCAGCTCGACGAGACGGGGGCGATCACGTCACATCTGGACGCGGGTGACGACGAGGGGGCCGTGACGGACGCGCTCGTCGACGACTCGGTGGTCTGTTGGACCTGTGGCTCCACCGTCGAGACGGAGCGAATCACGAGCACGCTCGATCAACTGCGGTCGGTCCGCCAGGAGAAGTTGGAGACGACGCGGTCGCTCGAATCCGAGCTGGACGAGTTGAAAGAGCAGCGCCGGACGTACCGGAAGCAACAACAGCGCCGGGAGTCCATCGACCGCAAGCTCGACGACGTCGCGACCGAACTCGACGACCGCGAGGAACAACTCGAGAGCCTCCGCGAGGAGCGCGAAGACCTCAACGACGACATCGAGGCGCTGGAAGCGGAGATCGAGACTCTGGAGTCCGACGACTTCGGCGACGTACTCGACCTCCACAAGGAGGCGAACCAGCTGGAGTTCGAACTCGGCCGCCTCGAATCCGACCTCGACGACGTGACCGACCGGATCGGGTCGATAGAGGAGCGCCTGACCGAGGAGGAGCAGCTCCGCTCCCAGCGCGAGGAGGTCGACGCGGAACTGCGGAACCTCCGGACACGGATCGACCGGATCGAGGAGAACGCCGTCGAGCAGTTCAACGAGCACATGGCGGCCGTCCTCGACATCCTCGGCTACGACAACCTCGAACGCATCTGGATCGAGCGGGTCGAGCGCACCGTCCGGGAGGGACGACGGAACGTCGACAAGACGCTGTTCGAACTCCACATCGTCCGCAGCACCGAGAGCGGCGCGACGTTCGAGGACACCATCGACCACCTCTCGGAGAGCGAGCGCGAGGTGACCGGCCTCGTGTTCGCGCTCGCGGGCTATCTCGTCCACGAGGTGTACGAGACGGTGCCGTTCATGCTGCTCGACTCGCTGGAGGCCATCGACTCCGAACGCATCGCCGCGCTGATCGAGTACGTCGCCGACTACGCCGAGTTCCTCGTCGCCGCCCTCCTGCCCGAGGACGCACAGGCACTCGACGACGACTACACCCGCGTGACGGAGATCTAG
- a CDS encoding dihydroorotase → MARIDTVLTGGTVVTADATFDGAVGIDDGTIVGVGDERAFPAAEERIDVAGNLVLPGVVDPHTHLAGYNSIDSYATGTAAAAAGGVTSLLTFAWQGWDDGEWDDEGTLADAVERHRRGAEPLVDCGVHPVVTRESRATLEELPGLVDDGVTSFKLFTTDDIRLSNGFIGEVFRRLADLGAVGMVHTEDYSVCEHRTEAVKAAPDGASTAAYPRSRPDYAEAMSAGSVARLAVAADAKYYGVHTTSEAAAEAIDAVRTDGSNVRAETCTHYTALTEETYERLGNRAIMAPPLRTPRDVDALFDRLRDGTLSVVSTDHVPLPRDRKEGGPWWESAFGINSLQTSLPVFHDVAVNERGLSYPALVRLMCRNPARTFGLPRKGRIEPGADADLVVFDPDETYTITAARNHSNADYSVYEGRTVTGRVKRTFVRGTLVADDGDIVADPGHGEFLTRAVPDWS, encoded by the coding sequence ATGGCACGGATCGACACCGTCCTCACCGGGGGAACGGTCGTCACCGCCGACGCGACGTTCGATGGCGCGGTCGGTATCGACGACGGCACCATCGTCGGCGTGGGCGACGAACGCGCGTTTCCGGCGGCGGAGGAACGGATCGACGTAGCGGGCAACCTCGTCCTCCCGGGCGTGGTGGACCCGCACACCCACCTCGCGGGCTACAACTCGATCGACTCCTACGCGACCGGGACGGCCGCGGCGGCGGCCGGCGGCGTCACCAGCCTCCTGACCTTCGCCTGGCAGGGCTGGGACGACGGCGAGTGGGACGACGAAGGGACGCTCGCCGACGCCGTCGAGCGACACCGGCGGGGGGCCGAACCGCTCGTCGACTGCGGGGTGCATCCGGTCGTCACGCGGGAGTCGCGGGCGACCCTCGAGGAACTGCCGGGACTCGTCGACGACGGGGTCACGTCGTTCAAACTGTTCACCACCGACGACATCCGGCTGTCGAACGGGTTCATCGGCGAGGTGTTCCGACGGCTCGCCGACCTCGGCGCCGTCGGGATGGTCCACACGGAGGACTACTCCGTCTGCGAGCACCGGACGGAAGCAGTGAAGGCCGCGCCCGACGGGGCGTCGACGGCGGCCTACCCGCGGTCACGGCCGGACTACGCGGAGGCGATGTCGGCGGGGTCGGTCGCGCGCCTCGCCGTCGCGGCCGACGCGAAGTACTACGGCGTCCACACCACGTCCGAAGCGGCGGCAGAGGCCATCGACGCGGTGCGAACCGACGGCTCGAACGTCCGGGCGGAGACGTGTACGCACTACACCGCGCTCACCGAGGAGACCTACGAACGCCTCGGCAACCGGGCGATCATGGCCCCGCCGCTCCGGACGCCCCGCGACGTGGACGCCCTCTTCGACCGCCTCCGCGACGGGACGCTCTCGGTCGTCTCGACGGATCACGTCCCCCTGCCCCGCGACCGGAAGGAGGGCGGCCCGTGGTGGGAGAGCGCGTTCGGGATCAACAGCCTCCAGACGAGCCTCCCGGTCTTTCACGACGTGGCCGTCAACGAGCGGGGCCTCTCGTATCCGGCGCTCGTCAGGCTCATGTGCCGCAACCCGGCGCGGACGTTCGGCCTGCCGCGGAAGGGGCGGATCGAACCCGGTGCCGACGCCGACCTCGTCGTCTTCGACCCGGACGAGACGTACACCATCACGGCGGCCCGGAACCACTCGAACGCGGACTACTCCGTGTACGAGGGGCGGACGGTGACGGGTCGCGTGAAACGGACCTTCGTGCGGGGGACGCTCGTGGCCGACGACGGCGACATCGTCGCCGACCCGGGTCACGGCGAGTTCCTGACGCGTGCCGTGCCGGACTGGAGTTGA
- the pucL gene encoding factor-independent urate hydroxylase, whose product MTDDQRDANERTMNYGKKHVNVYRTYATPLTGLREIPESDFTGKPNTLLGMEVRAQVEGEEFLPSFRDGDNSKVVATDSMKNFILHHAGDYDGATVEGFLHYVGSEFLDTYDQMEAVRMSADELQFDERPVPDGEGGFEPSELVFRVSDNESAFGEYYLKREDGDVVIEDQRSGVTGIELVKVKDNSFVGYVQDEYTTLPERENRTLYIGLDIFWTYDDPEAALGEDPEEYVPAEQVRDIAQVVFDEKDVNSIQDLVYQIGLRVLERFPQLAEVNFESRNQTWLGVRKDDLEGDAKVLREPPRPTGFQRFSMDHSDLEGGAE is encoded by the coding sequence ATGACCGACGACCAACGAGACGCCAACGAACGGACGATGAACTACGGTAAGAAACACGTCAACGTCTACCGGACGTACGCGACCCCGCTGACGGGGCTTCGCGAGATCCCCGAATCGGACTTCACCGGGAAGCCGAACACGCTTCTCGGGATGGAGGTGCGCGCTCAGGTCGAGGGCGAGGAGTTCCTCCCCTCGTTCCGCGACGGCGACAACTCCAAAGTCGTGGCGACGGACTCGATGAAGAACTTCATCCTGCACCACGCCGGCGACTACGACGGCGCGACGGTGGAGGGGTTCCTTCACTACGTCGGCTCGGAGTTCCTCGACACCTACGACCAGATGGAGGCGGTCCGCATGTCCGCCGACGAACTCCAGTTCGACGAGCGGCCCGTCCCGGACGGCGAGGGTGGCTTCGAGCCGAGCGAACTGGTCTTCCGCGTCTCCGACAACGAATCCGCGTTCGGCGAGTACTACCTCAAACGCGAGGACGGCGACGTCGTCATCGAGGACCAGCGAAGCGGCGTCACCGGCATCGAACTGGTGAAGGTGAAGGACAACTCCTTCGTCGGCTACGTTCAGGACGAGTACACCACGCTGCCGGAGCGGGAGAACCGGACGCTGTACATCGGTCTCGACATCTTCTGGACCTACGACGACCCCGAGGCGGCGCTCGGCGAGGACCCCGAGGAGTACGTCCCGGCCGAGCAGGTTCGGGACATCGCCCAGGTGGTCTTCGACGAGAAGGACGTCAACTCGATTCAGGACCTCGTCTATCAGATCGGACTGCGGGTGCTCGAGCGCTTCCCGCAGCTGGCCGAGGTGAACTTCGAGTCCCGGAACCAGACCTGGCTGGGCGTGCGCAAAGACGACCTGGAGGGTGACGCGAAGGTGCTGCGGGAGCCGCCCCGCCCGACCGGCTTCCAGCGGTTCTCGATGGACCACAGCGACCTCGAGGGGGGAGCGGAGTGA